One part of the Olleya sp. YS genome encodes these proteins:
- the fbaA gene encoding class II fructose-bisphosphate aldolase, giving the protein MAHNIKPGVATGKEVQEIFKLAKEKGFALPAVNVIGSNTINGVLETAAALNAPVIIQFSNGGAQFNAGKGLSNDNQKAAIAGSIAGAKHVHLMAEAYGVPVILHTDHCAKKLLPWIDGLLDASEQHFKETGKSLYSSHMIDLSEEPLEENIEICKQYLARMSKMGMTLEIELGITGGEEDGVDNSDVDESKLYTQPEEVAYAYEELIKVSDQFTIAAAFGNVHGVYKPGNVKLTPKILKNSQEFLSKKHNLPHNHIDFVFHGGSGSTLEEIREAIGYGVIKMNIDTDMQYAFMSGVRDYMAEKTDYLQSQIGSPDGADSPNKKYYDPRVWLRKGEVTFVERLKQAFEDLNNVNTL; this is encoded by the coding sequence ATGGCTCATAATATTAAACCAGGAGTTGCAACTGGAAAAGAAGTTCAAGAAATTTTTAAACTAGCAAAAGAAAAAGGATTTGCCTTACCAGCAGTAAATGTTATTGGATCCAACACAATTAATGGTGTTTTAGAAACTGCAGCAGCATTAAATGCTCCAGTTATCATACAATTTTCAAATGGTGGCGCACAATTTAATGCAGGAAAAGGATTAAGTAACGACAATCAAAAAGCAGCAATTGCAGGATCTATAGCTGGTGCAAAACACGTACATTTAATGGCAGAAGCCTATGGTGTACCTGTAATTTTACATACAGACCATTGTGCTAAAAAATTACTTCCTTGGATAGATGGACTATTAGACGCAAGCGAACAACATTTTAAAGAAACTGGTAAGTCATTATACAGCTCACATATGATTGATTTAAGTGAAGAACCACTTGAAGAAAACATAGAAATATGTAAACAATACCTTGCAAGAATGAGCAAAATGGGTATGACTTTAGAAATAGAATTAGGGATTACAGGAGGTGAAGAAGATGGTGTAGATAATAGCGATGTAGACGAATCTAAATTATACACACAACCAGAAGAAGTGGCATATGCTTATGAAGAACTAATTAAAGTGAGTGACCAATTTACCATTGCAGCAGCATTTGGAAATGTGCATGGTGTTTATAAACCAGGAAACGTAAAACTAACTCCTAAAATTTTAAAAAATTCGCAAGAATTTTTATCTAAAAAACACAACTTGCCACACAACCATATAGACTTTGTATTCCATGGTGGATCAGGATCTACATTAGAAGAAATTAGAGAAGCAATTGGCTACGGAGTCATAAAAATGAACATCGACACAGACATGCAATACGCTTTTATGAGTGGTGTTAGAGATTATATGGCAGAAAAAACAGACTACTTACAATCTCAAATTGGTAGTCCAGATGGTGCAGATTCTCCGAATAAAAAGTACTACGACCCACGTGTTTGGCTACGTAAAGGAGAAGTAACGTTTGTTGAGCGACTTAAACAAGCGTTTGAGGATTTAAATAACGTCAATACTTTATAA
- a CDS encoding BamA/TamA family outer membrane protein, whose product MKHFNIKILVLVAFILLLCGCNSVKRVAKNQHLLTKNNITINDKKVSNDTISNLLYQQPNTRLPIPFTTIPLRLYIFNTARPNIDSILNAKYYSQPDKMARQSRFLSRKQLEKKIQAKANFNRWLKSIGEAPVVIDTSLTKKSVTRIENYYKVNGWFNAKADYKINIVDDKKATVDYFIDTGKPYILDTISSRISSPMVENIYNQHKQDRLLKSGKQYRINTVYAEEDRIVELMRNNGVYHFSQDYVRFVGDSILGNNKINIETIIDDRLIREEETSRREPFKVFKVKDVNIYTNSSFKDRNQTINDTTEYDGYNIYSIGKLEYKPRALTNAVFITPNTIFKDKNRPLTSRKISDLRTFKYPNIDYIENPDTTLTANIYLTPLKKFELEFSAEALQSNIQTIGFSINPSLLIRNVFNAAETLEISGFISIGASKDGNNSQDEFFDINETGANLKLTIPRLFSPFNTENIIPKSMFPSTRLTVATSSQTNIGLDRQTFTGSFNYRWYPNNTVTNRLDLLNIQFVKNLNTANYFNVYESSYNSLNSIAQTSGFIGATDNLGIPTGADTFLNLVENGSYDTILSNDDLETVNAINERKQRLTEDNLIFSSNFNYVKDKRDNITDEDFSIFRARLELAGNVFAATSKILGLEKNENGKYELFNVAFSQYVKTELDYIKHWSLGYKNVLAIRTFFGIAIPYGNSTNIPFSKSFFAGGANDNRAWTAYNLGPGRLETTNEFNEANLKIALSAEQRFNLFGPLNGAIFVDAGNIWNVFDDIEQDEATFSGFESLKDIAVGSGFGLRYDFNFFVLRGDIGFKTYDPSYPMGNRWFNDYNFSNAVYNIGINYPF is encoded by the coding sequence TTGAAACATTTTAATATTAAAATATTAGTTTTAGTAGCTTTTATCCTGCTACTTTGTGGTTGTAACTCGGTAAAACGTGTTGCTAAAAACCAACACCTATTAACCAAAAATAATATTACTATTAACGATAAAAAAGTGTCCAACGATACGATTTCTAATCTGTTATACCAACAACCTAATACTAGATTACCAATTCCGTTTACAACAATTCCGCTTAGACTTTACATATTCAATACTGCGCGACCAAATATAGATTCTATTTTAAATGCTAAATACTATAGTCAGCCAGATAAAATGGCTAGACAATCTAGGTTTTTATCTAGAAAACAATTAGAGAAAAAAATACAAGCCAAAGCAAATTTTAATAGATGGTTAAAAAGTATTGGTGAAGCTCCAGTAGTAATAGACACTTCACTGACAAAAAAATCTGTTACACGTATAGAAAATTATTATAAAGTTAATGGTTGGTTTAATGCAAAAGCAGACTATAAAATTAATATAGTTGACGACAAAAAAGCAACTGTTGATTATTTTATAGACACTGGTAAGCCTTACATTTTAGATACTATTTCGTCTAGAATTAGTTCACCAATGGTAGAGAATATTTACAATCAACACAAACAAGACAGATTATTAAAATCTGGTAAACAATACAGAATCAACACGGTTTACGCAGAAGAAGATAGAATTGTGGAGTTAATGAGAAACAATGGTGTGTATCATTTTAGTCAAGATTATGTGCGATTTGTTGGTGATAGTATTTTAGGAAACAATAAAATTAACATCGAGACAATTATTGATGACCGATTAATTAGAGAAGAAGAAACCTCAAGACGTGAGCCTTTTAAAGTCTTTAAAGTTAAGGACGTTAACATCTACACCAATAGTTCGTTTAAAGACCGTAACCAAACCATAAATGACACGACTGAGTATGATGGCTACAATATATACAGTATTGGTAAACTTGAATACAAACCAAGAGCTTTGACCAATGCAGTTTTTATAACTCCAAATACTATATTTAAAGATAAAAACAGACCGCTTACCTCTAGAAAAATTAGTGACTTACGCACATTTAAATATCCAAATATTGATTATATAGAAAATCCAGATACAACGTTAACTGCTAATATATACTTAACTCCATTAAAAAAGTTTGAATTAGAATTTAGTGCAGAAGCTTTGCAAAGTAATATTCAAACTATTGGTTTTTCAATTAACCCTAGCTTATTAATTAGAAATGTATTTAATGCTGCAGAAACATTAGAGATTTCTGGTTTTATTTCTATAGGTGCCTCAAAAGATGGTAATAATAGTCAAGACGAGTTTTTTGATATTAATGAAACAGGAGCCAATTTAAAATTGACTATTCCTAGATTATTTTCTCCATTTAACACAGAAAATATCATCCCTAAATCCATGTTTCCATCTACGCGATTAACAGTTGCTACATCAAGCCAAACTAATATTGGATTGGATAGACAAACCTTTACTGGATCATTTAATTACAGGTGGTATCCTAACAACACAGTCACTAATAGATTAGATTTACTAAACATTCAGTTTGTAAAAAATTTGAATACTGCAAATTATTTTAATGTTTATGAAAGCTCATACAACTCCTTAAATAGTATCGCTCAAACTTCTGGATTTATTGGTGCTACAGACAATCTTGGTATTCCAACAGGAGCAGATACGTTTTTAAACCTTGTCGAAAACGGATCTTATGATACTATTTTATCTAATGACGATTTAGAAACTGTTAATGCAATAAACGAGAGAAAACAAAGATTAACAGAGGATAATTTAATTTTTTCTTCAAATTTTAATTATGTAAAAGATAAAAGAGATAACATTACAGATGAAGACTTTTCTATTTTTAGAGCAAGATTAGAGTTGGCAGGAAATGTTTTTGCTGCAACCTCAAAAATATTAGGCTTAGAAAAAAATGAAAATGGTAAATACGAATTATTTAACGTTGCCTTCTCTCAATATGTCAAAACAGAATTGGATTATATCAAACACTGGAGTTTAGGCTATAAAAATGTATTAGCCATAAGAACATTTTTTGGTATAGCAATTCCTTATGGTAATTCAACCAACATTCCGTTTTCTAAAAGTTTTTTTGCAGGAGGAGCTAATGACAACAGAGCATGGACAGCCTATAATTTAGGACCAGGACGTTTAGAAACAACTAACGAGTTTAATGAAGCCAATTTAAAAATTGCTTTAAGCGCAGAGCAACGCTTTAATCTTTTTGGACCATTAAATGGTGCTATTTTTGTTGATGCAGGAAATATCTGGAATGTCTTTGATGATATAGAACAAGATGAAGCCACTTTCTCTGGTTTTGAATCTTTAAAAGACATAGCTGTAGGCTCTGGTTTTGGATTACGTTACGACTTTAACTTTTTTGTACTACGTGGTGATATAGGCTTTAAAACCTACGATCCTTCCTACCCAATGGGCAATCGATGGTTCAATGACTACAATTTTTCAAATGCAGTGTATAACATTGGTATCAACTATCCTTTCTAA
- the accD gene encoding acetyl-CoA carboxylase, carboxyltransferase subunit beta, producing MAWFKRKEKGIQTATEEKKDIPKGLWYKSPTGKIVDSKELEKNFYVSPEDGYHVRIGSKEYFEILFDDNKFKELDANLTSKDPLKFEDTKKYPDRLKAAEDKTKLKDAVRCAVGKSKGKDLVVACMDFAFIGGSMGSVVGEKIARAADYALKKKLPFMIISKSGGARMMEAALSLMQLAKTSAKLGQLADAGIPYISLCTDPTTGGTTASFAMLGDINISEPGALIGFAGPRVVRDTTGQELPEGFQTSEFLLEHGFLDFITHRKELKNKVNQYIDLITNQPLRA from the coding sequence ATGGCTTGGTTTAAAAGAAAAGAAAAAGGTATACAAACTGCAACAGAAGAGAAAAAAGACATCCCAAAAGGATTGTGGTATAAATCTCCTACTGGTAAAATTGTTGACTCTAAAGAGTTAGAAAAAAACTTTTATGTGAGTCCAGAAGATGGTTACCATGTTAGAATAGGAAGTAAAGAATATTTTGAAATATTATTTGACGACAATAAATTTAAAGAGTTAGATGCTAATCTAACATCAAAGGATCCATTAAAATTTGAGGATACCAAAAAATACCCAGACCGTTTAAAAGCAGCAGAAGACAAAACAAAACTAAAAGACGCTGTGCGTTGTGCAGTAGGTAAATCTAAAGGTAAGGACTTAGTTGTAGCTTGTATGGATTTTGCGTTTATTGGAGGATCTATGGGTAGTGTTGTTGGAGAAAAAATTGCTCGTGCAGCAGACTATGCTTTAAAAAAGAAATTACCATTTATGATTATCTCTAAATCTGGAGGTGCACGTATGATGGAAGCTGCATTATCTTTAATGCAATTAGCAAAAACCTCAGCTAAATTAGGACAATTAGCAGATGCAGGAATCCCTTATATCTCATTATGTACAGATCCAACAACAGGTGGTACAACTGCTTCTTTTGCTATGTTGGGTGATATTAATATTTCTGAACCTGGTGCTTTAATTGGATTTGCTGGACCACGAGTGGTACGCGATACAACTGGACAAGAATTACCAGAAGGCTTTCAAACCTCAGAATTTTTGCTAGAGCATGGCTTTTTAGATTTTATTACACATCGTAAAGAATTAAAAAACAAAGTCAATCAATACATAGACCTAATTACTAATCAACCTTTAAGAGCGTAG
- a CDS encoding RNA methyltransferase, producing MISKNQIKNINRLKQKKYRLQDQLFIAEGVKVIREFLDSNFTLVDLMTTQPFNVENETLISETELKKISCLTTPNIALAVFKIPEKENLTDQGLVLALDAVRDPGNLGTIIRLCDWFGVKQLICSQETVDCYNPKVVQATMGSLTRVSVHYVDLEGYLKDAKLPIFGAFMDGKNVYKSNLPQEGILILGNEANGISKPIEACVTDKISIPRFGELQATESLNVATAGAILLSEFRRG from the coding sequence GTGATTTCTAAAAATCAGATTAAAAACATAAATCGTTTAAAGCAAAAAAAATATAGACTGCAAGATCAATTGTTTATCGCAGAAGGCGTTAAAGTTATACGAGAGTTTTTAGATTCTAATTTTACTTTGGTGGATTTAATGACAACTCAGCCTTTTAATGTTGAAAATGAAACATTAATTTCTGAAACCGAATTAAAAAAAATTAGTTGTTTAACAACACCTAACATAGCTTTGGCTGTTTTTAAAATTCCAGAAAAGGAAAATCTAACTGACCAAGGTTTAGTATTAGCTTTAGATGCTGTTCGTGACCCAGGAAACTTAGGTACAATCATACGGTTATGCGATTGGTTTGGTGTAAAGCAATTAATTTGTAGTCAAGAAACTGTAGATTGTTATAACCCTAAAGTTGTGCAAGCTACTATGGGCTCTTTAACTAGAGTGTCCGTGCATTACGTAGATTTAGAAGGCTATTTAAAAGATGCTAAATTACCTATTTTTGGTGCTTTTATGGATGGTAAAAATGTATACAAATCTAACTTACCACAAGAAGGAATTTTAATTTTAGGCAATGAAGCTAACGGAATTTCAAAACCAATAGAAGCTTGTGTGACCGATAAAATTAGTATCCCAAGGTTTGGAGAACTTCAAGCAACCGAAAGTTTAAATGTTGCTACAGCAGGTGCTATTTTGTTAAGTGAGTTTAGGAGAGGTTAA
- a CDS encoding porin family protein: MNTKHIYLILFALCFTTASQAQLFSKEKVKNLESVDKATLSWGYYLGFNNLDFKFDYNNNLGDIQTERTIGFNVGLLGNVRINDYFDLRFEPGLVISQRNLMYQENYFADFDEDISDSDLLREVKSTYIYFPLLLKISTKRVNNFKPFILTGISTAINLSSNEQNPDDNSAGEFRMVKNMQFFELGFGMDFYLDRFKFTPSIRGVFAMKDEIVRDKDPNSPWTSNISLMQTRGIFINFTVQ; encoded by the coding sequence ATGAATACAAAACATATTTACCTAATACTATTTGCGTTATGTTTTACAACTGCTTCTCAAGCGCAACTATTTTCTAAAGAAAAAGTAAAAAACTTAGAATCCGTTGATAAAGCCACACTAAGTTGGGGTTACTATTTAGGTTTTAATAACCTAGATTTTAAATTTGATTACAATAATAATTTAGGAGACATCCAAACAGAACGTACCATTGGTTTTAATGTTGGTCTTTTAGGTAATGTGCGTATCAACGATTATTTTGATTTACGTTTTGAACCAGGATTGGTCATATCGCAACGTAATTTGATGTATCAAGAAAATTATTTTGCAGATTTTGACGAAGACATTTCAGACTCGGATTTGTTACGTGAAGTTAAATCGACTTACATCTATTTTCCTTTACTATTAAAAATATCTACAAAGCGTGTTAATAATTTTAAACCATTTATTTTAACTGGTATTTCTACTGCGATTAACCTATCAAGTAACGAGCAAAATCCTGACGACAATTCTGCAGGAGAGTTTAGGATGGTAAAAAATATGCAATTTTTTGAGCTAGGTTTTGGTATGGATTTTTACTTAGACCGTTTTAAATTTACACCATCTATTAGAGGTGTTTTTGCTATGAAAGACGAGATTGTAAGAGATAAAGACCCAAATAGTCCTTGGACTAGCAACATAAGCTTGATGCAAACACGAGGTATTTTTATTAATTTTACAGTGCAGTAA